A genome region from Sphaerisporangium krabiense includes the following:
- a CDS encoding LysR family transcriptional regulator, whose amino-acid sequence MELRQLEYFVAVAEEGGFTRAAERVHISQSGVSAQIRQLERDLGAPLIDRSARTVTLTAAGAAALEHARAALACADAVRKAVDEVNGLVRGRLTVGMVTGCTVTGLFDALAAFHGRHPGVEITLVEDNSDRLVERVRAGAADLALIGASGAPPEGLRALPIISEPLVAAVPPGHPLATRPAVTLDELAGHPLVCLPEGTGIRAVLDEACAARGVRPGIALQATAPGTVADLAVRGLGVAVLSESIAAGYAGSLVALPIEDAGTPAVLALVWRPAAGPAPHEFVRHAREAFDVPEDRGPVARAR is encoded by the coding sequence ATGGAACTGCGGCAACTGGAGTACTTCGTCGCGGTGGCCGAGGAGGGTGGCTTCACCCGCGCGGCCGAACGCGTGCACATCAGCCAGTCAGGGGTGAGCGCCCAGATCCGGCAGCTCGAGCGCGACCTCGGCGCCCCCCTCATCGACCGCTCCGCCCGCACGGTGACGCTGACCGCCGCGGGGGCCGCGGCGCTGGAGCACGCCCGCGCCGCGCTGGCCTGCGCCGACGCCGTCCGCAAGGCCGTGGACGAGGTGAACGGGCTGGTACGCGGCCGTCTGACGGTGGGCATGGTCACCGGCTGCACCGTCACGGGCCTGTTCGACGCCCTCGCCGCCTTCCACGGACGCCACCCCGGCGTGGAGATCACCCTGGTCGAGGACAACTCCGACCGGCTGGTCGAGCGGGTCCGCGCCGGCGCGGCGGACCTGGCGCTGATCGGCGCCTCGGGCGCGCCCCCCGAAGGGCTGCGGGCGCTGCCGATCATCAGCGAGCCGCTCGTCGCCGCCGTGCCGCCCGGCCACCCCCTCGCGACCCGGCCCGCCGTGACCCTGGACGAGCTGGCAGGCCATCCGCTCGTGTGCCTGCCCGAGGGGACGGGCATCCGCGCGGTCCTCGACGAGGCGTGTGCCGCCCGCGGCGTCCGGCCCGGCATCGCGCTGCAGGCCACCGCGCCGGGCACGGTCGCCGACCTGGCCGTGCGCGGGCTCGGCGTGGCCGTCCTGTCGGAGTCCATCGCCGCCGGGTACGCGGGCTCCCTCGTGGCGCTGCCCATCGAGGACGCCGGCACGCCCGCCGTCCTGGCGCTGGTCTGGAGGCCCGCCGCCGGCCCCGCGCCGCACGAGTTCGTCCGGCACGCCCGCGAGGCGTTCGACGTCCCTGAAGATCGCGGACCGGTGGCGCGGGCGCGATGA
- a CDS encoding glycerophosphodiester phosphodiesterase yields the protein MFRRPGLILATTILTTTLALLIPPAHALDGPPDTAAAAPAKIVNVAHRGASAHAPENTVAAFRLAGRQGADMFETDVQETKDHRLVLVHDTTLGRTTDAERVFPGRSPWRVRDLTLDEIRRLDAGAWFSARYRGERVPTLGEALRAMEASGLGLLLEVKAPGLYPGIEARVERELRRHPAWLRPGRLVVQSFDWGSMRRFHRLMPEVPVGLLGTPPAGRLAGLAAFARQINPPYQDLTAGYVRRVHRLGMRVFTWTVDDPAVARRLAAYRVDGILTDKPATLAGALPK from the coding sequence ATGTTCCGACGACCGGGCCTCATCCTCGCGACCACGATCCTCACGACCACCCTCGCCCTCCTGATCCCGCCCGCGCACGCGCTGGACGGACCGCCCGACACGGCCGCGGCGGCGCCGGCGAAGATCGTCAACGTGGCGCACCGCGGGGCGTCGGCCCACGCGCCGGAGAACACGGTCGCGGCCTTCCGGCTCGCGGGCCGGCAGGGCGCCGACATGTTCGAGACCGACGTGCAGGAGACCAAGGACCACCGGCTGGTCCTCGTGCACGACACGACGCTCGGCCGCACCACCGACGCCGAGCGGGTCTTCCCCGGCCGGTCGCCGTGGCGGGTCCGCGACCTCACGCTCGACGAGATCCGCAGGCTCGACGCGGGCGCGTGGTTCTCCGCCCGGTACCGTGGCGAGCGCGTGCCGACCCTCGGCGAGGCGCTGCGCGCGATGGAGGCGAGCGGGCTCGGCCTGCTGCTGGAGGTCAAGGCGCCCGGCCTGTACCCGGGCATCGAGGCCCGTGTCGAGCGCGAGCTGCGGCGTCACCCCGCCTGGCTCCGCCCGGGACGTCTGGTCGTGCAGTCCTTCGACTGGGGCTCGATGCGGCGGTTCCACCGGCTCATGCCCGAGGTCCCCGTCGGCCTGCTCGGCACGCCCCCGGCCGGGCGGCTGGCCGGCCTGGCCGCGTTCGCCCGGCAGATCAACCCGCCGTACCAGGACCTCACCGCCGGGTACGTCCGGCGGGTGCACCGGCTCGGCATGCGGGTCTTCACCTGGACGGTGGACGACCCCGCGGTCGCCCGCCGCCTGGCCGCCTACCGGGTGGACGGCATCCTCACCGACAAGCCGGCCACGCTGGCCGGGGCGCTGCCCAAGTAG
- a CDS encoding GyrI-like domain-containing protein has product MTNEPTVETREERPYAAIPITAPLREWDRVNALVPEVYTWLRDRGVPPAGPLFYRYWTVDPRGDISLEVGVPVGAPVTGDGRVIAGVIPGGRYATLLHAGHPDRLLESLTALEKWGPAQGLRWDNRHEDGHEVWGGRFEFYLSDPAVQPDMDKWSIEIAYRLAGDA; this is encoded by the coding sequence ATGACCAACGAACCGACGGTCGAGACCCGGGAGGAGCGGCCGTACGCCGCCATCCCGATCACCGCGCCGCTGCGGGAGTGGGACCGGGTGAACGCGCTGGTGCCCGAGGTCTACACGTGGCTGCGGGACCGGGGCGTCCCGCCCGCGGGCCCGCTGTTCTACCGGTACTGGACGGTGGACCCGCGGGGGGACATCAGCCTGGAGGTCGGCGTGCCGGTCGGCGCCCCGGTGACCGGGGACGGCCGGGTGATCGCCGGAGTGATCCCCGGCGGCAGGTACGCCACGCTGCTCCACGCCGGGCACCCGGACCGCCTGCTGGAGTCGCTCACCGCCCTGGAGAAGTGGGGCCCGGCCCAGGGGCTGCGGTGGGACAACCGGCACGAGGACGGCCACGAGGTGTGGGGCGGGCGGTTCGAGTTCTACCTGAGCGACCCGGCCGTGCAGCCCGACATGGACAAGTGGTCGATCGAGATCGCCTACCGGCTCGCCGGCGACGCCTGA
- a CDS encoding sporulation protein, translated as MVFKRMLGALGVGGPSVDTVLATPRVRPGGTLSGEVRVQGGELDFDVEYIALGLVTRVEIESGDHEHTGTSEFFQVRVSGPFHLGAGRRHAVPFQFSIPWETPITEALGGPLRGATVGVRTELSVARAVDKGDLDPVAVMPLPSQERVLDAFARLGFHLKKADMEAGRIHGVHQRLPFFQEIEYYPPAQWAGRVNEVELTFVADPHGLAVVLEADKRGGLFTSGHDVYGRFQVGHEQALQMDWAAEIARWMDGLAHRGGHGMGHGMSHGMGHDPYGHGPYGHHGDPHHPHGGHYDDRHHGPGWGTVAAAGAAGVIGGIVAAEAIDEIGDLFDGDDGDGDW; from the coding sequence GTGGTCTTCAAGAGGATGCTGGGAGCCTTGGGGGTCGGGGGTCCTTCGGTGGACACGGTCCTCGCCACGCCGCGCGTGCGCCCCGGCGGCACGCTGAGCGGAGAGGTGCGCGTCCAGGGCGGTGAGCTGGACTTCGACGTCGAGTACATCGCGCTCGGGCTCGTCACGCGCGTCGAGATCGAGTCCGGAGACCACGAGCACACCGGAACCTCGGAGTTCTTCCAGGTCCGGGTCTCCGGGCCCTTCCACCTGGGCGCGGGCCGGCGGCACGCCGTCCCGTTCCAGTTCTCCATCCCCTGGGAGACGCCGATCACCGAGGCCCTCGGCGGCCCGCTGCGCGGCGCGACGGTCGGGGTGCGCACCGAGCTCTCGGTGGCCAGGGCCGTCGACAAGGGCGACCTCGACCCCGTGGCGGTCATGCCGCTGCCCTCGCAGGAGCGCGTCCTCGACGCCTTCGCCCGGCTCGGCTTCCACCTCAAGAAGGCCGACATGGAGGCGGGCCGCATCCACGGCGTCCACCAGCGGCTGCCGTTCTTCCAGGAGATCGAGTACTACCCGCCCGCGCAGTGGGCCGGCCGGGTCAACGAGGTCGAGCTGACGTTCGTCGCCGACCCGCACGGGCTGGCCGTCGTCCTGGAGGCCGACAAGCGCGGCGGCCTGTTCACCTCAGGGCACGACGTCTACGGCCGCTTCCAGGTCGGCCACGAGCAGGCCCTGCAGATGGACTGGGCCGCCGAGATCGCCCGCTGGATGGACGGCCTGGCCCACCGCGGCGGCCACGGCATGGGTCACGGGATGAGCCACGGCATGGGTCACGACCCGTACGGCCACGGCCCGTACGGCCACCACGGCGACCCGCACCACCCGCACGGCGGCCACTACGACGACCGCCACCACGGCCCCGGCTGGGGCACGGTGGCGGCGGCCGGAGCGGCCGGCGTCATCGGCGGCATCGTGGCGGCCGAGGCCATCGACGAGATCGGCGACCTGTTCGACGGCGACGACGGCGACGGCGACTGGTGA
- a CDS encoding sulfotransferase family protein, translated as MRVIGVGFGRTGTLSLKAALERLGFAPCNHMREVMASPALIHGWLDIVEGRSRDWDGVLGGFDATVDWPAAAYWRELAAHYPAAKVVLTVRDPEAWYASMCATIFDEARAHGPAVRLLARLSADYRAFRRMAYLAVIQRSLGGVGTDKEALIRRFEEHVREVRAAIPAERLLVYDVRQGWAPLCAFLGVPVPDEPFPRLNDRQTFGRLLRKFMLRTAFRLSPARGRRPPTLPSPRGARPRS; from the coding sequence ATGCGGGTCATCGGAGTGGGGTTCGGCCGGACGGGGACGTTGTCGCTGAAGGCGGCGCTGGAGAGGCTGGGGTTCGCTCCCTGCAATCACATGCGGGAGGTCATGGCCAGCCCCGCGCTGATCCATGGCTGGCTCGACATCGTCGAGGGCCGATCCCGGGACTGGGACGGGGTGCTCGGCGGGTTCGACGCCACCGTCGACTGGCCGGCGGCCGCGTACTGGCGGGAACTGGCCGCGCACTATCCGGCCGCCAAGGTCGTGCTCACGGTCAGGGACCCCGAGGCGTGGTACGCGAGCATGTGCGCCACGATCTTCGACGAGGCTCGCGCCCACGGGCCGGCGGTGCGACTGCTGGCGCGGCTCAGCGCCGACTACCGCGCGTTCCGCCGCATGGCCTACCTCGCCGTGATCCAGCGGTCGCTCGGCGGCGTGGGCACGGACAAGGAGGCGCTGATCCGGCGCTTCGAGGAGCACGTGCGCGAGGTGCGCGCGGCGATCCCCGCGGAGCGGCTGCTGGTCTACGACGTGCGGCAGGGGTGGGCGCCGCTGTGCGCGTTCCTCGGCGTGCCCGTGCCGGACGAGCCGTTCCCCCGGCTCAACGACCGCCAGACCTTCGGCCGCCTGCTGCGGAAGTTCATGCTCCGCACGGCCTTCCGTCTCTCTCCGGCACGCGGCCGGCGCCCCCCGACTCTCCCGTCCCCCCGAGGAGCCCGCCCCCGCTCATGA
- a CDS encoding YybH family protein — protein MTERERARRPEDLTRLFVERANAGDAEGVAALYEEDAVMAYPPGSFTTGREAIRALWEKVLAQAPRFAPETPLPTLVSGDLALTSTPPKDGAGARAQVARRQQDGTWLRVLDRPEFVTPTG, from the coding sequence ATGACGGAACGCGAGCGTGCCCGCAGGCCCGAGGACCTCACGCGCCTGTTCGTCGAACGGGCCAACGCCGGCGACGCCGAAGGGGTCGCCGCCCTCTATGAGGAGGACGCCGTCATGGCCTACCCGCCCGGGAGCTTCACCACGGGCCGCGAGGCGATCCGAGCGCTGTGGGAGAAGGTGCTGGCCCAGGCGCCGCGCTTCGCGCCGGAGACGCCGCTTCCCACGCTGGTCAGCGGCGATCTGGCGCTGACCTCCACCCCGCCGAAGGACGGCGCGGGCGCGCGGGCGCAGGTGGCGCGCCGCCAGCAGGACGGCACCTGGCTGCGCGTGCTGGACCGCCCCGAATTCGTCACGCCCACCGGGTGA
- a CDS encoding thioesterase II family protein, translating into MSVPPGPSDRPVPSALPLRSGRSAWSTWFRCTKTRPFARLRLFCFPYAGGSAAIYHDWHQGLPPAVEVRAVQYPGRADRMSEPLVGDAGRMAELITEAMGPLLDRPAALFGHSMGALLAYEVTRALRDLGTPPVHLFVSGRRAPHLPSREVPVADADDATFMSQLSALGGTDADMLADPQIRELTFPYLRNDFRLVETYVHQDGVPLDVPVTALAGDADATATPDEAARWSETTTGAFTARVLPGDHFYLVPRQDEVLAEITAALDPYL; encoded by the coding sequence ATGTCCGTGCCGCCCGGCCCGTCCGACCGTCCCGTCCCGTCCGCGCTGCCGTTACGGTCGGGGAGGTCCGCCTGGTCCACCTGGTTCCGGTGCACCAAGACCCGTCCGTTCGCGAGGCTCAGGCTGTTCTGCTTCCCGTACGCGGGCGGGTCCGCCGCCATCTACCACGACTGGCACCAGGGGCTTCCCCCGGCCGTCGAGGTGCGCGCCGTGCAGTACCCCGGCAGGGCCGACCGCATGTCCGAGCCGCTGGTCGGCGACGCCGGGCGGATGGCGGAGCTGATCACCGAGGCGATGGGCCCGCTGCTCGACCGCCCGGCCGCGCTGTTCGGCCACAGCATGGGCGCCCTGCTCGCCTACGAGGTCACCCGCGCGCTGCGCGACCTCGGCACCCCGCCCGTGCACCTGTTCGTCTCCGGCAGGAGGGCGCCGCACCTGCCGTCGCGGGAGGTGCCGGTGGCGGACGCCGACGACGCGACCTTCATGAGCCAGCTGAGCGCCCTCGGCGGCACCGACGCCGACATGCTCGCCGACCCGCAGATCCGCGAGCTGACCTTCCCCTATCTGCGCAACGACTTCCGGCTGGTGGAGACCTACGTGCACCAGGACGGGGTGCCGCTGGACGTCCCGGTCACCGCGCTCGCGGGCGACGCCGACGCCACCGCCACCCCGGACGAGGCCGCCCGCTGGAGCGAGACGACGACCGGTGCCTTCACGGCGCGGGTGCTGCCCGGCGACCACTTCTACCTCGTCCCCCGGCAGGACGAGGTGCTCGCCGAGATCACCGCGGCGCTGGACCCGTACCTGTAG
- a CDS encoding sigma-70 family RNA polymerase sigma factor, with the protein MTVPRHAAAENLHESSSGRPAAAGDPAELLERHRTALTGFCYRMLGSAFEAEDAVQETLVRAWKAFDRYDERRASPKAWLHAIAANVCTDMLRGARRRALAVDLGPACEPGTPLGPPLPWRAFVQPVPDDRVLPSGDPAELAVARETIRLAFVAALQHLPPRQRAVLILRDVLRWTAAEVAGLLGVTVTAVNSALQRARATLKERDPDPGEPFAPLDAAQRALLARYADAFERHDVEGMVALLHEDATMQMPPFGWWLRGRSAIRAALLGADGHCHGSRLVPVAANGSPAFAQYTPREGVLAPWGLLILDVRGGRITGVTTFLDAEALFPLFGPPARPGGR; encoded by the coding sequence ATGACGGTTCCTCGACACGCGGCGGCGGAAAATCTTCACGAGTCTTCCTCCGGCCGCCCCGCGGCGGCCGGCGACCCGGCCGAGCTGCTGGAACGCCACCGGACCGCGCTGACCGGGTTCTGCTACCGCATGCTCGGGTCGGCGTTCGAGGCCGAGGACGCCGTGCAGGAGACGCTCGTGCGCGCCTGGAAGGCGTTCGACCGCTACGACGAGCGCCGGGCGTCGCCGAAGGCGTGGCTGCACGCGATCGCGGCCAACGTCTGCACCGACATGCTGCGGGGCGCGCGCCGCCGCGCCCTGGCCGTGGACCTCGGCCCGGCCTGCGAGCCCGGCACGCCGCTCGGGCCGCCGCTGCCCTGGCGGGCGTTCGTCCAGCCGGTCCCGGACGACCGGGTGCTGCCGTCCGGCGACCCCGCCGAGCTGGCCGTCGCGCGCGAGACGATCCGGCTGGCGTTCGTCGCCGCGCTCCAGCACCTGCCGCCCCGCCAGCGGGCCGTGCTGATCCTGCGCGACGTGCTGCGCTGGACGGCCGCGGAGGTCGCCGGGCTGCTCGGCGTCACCGTCACGGCGGTCAACAGCGCCCTGCAACGGGCCCGCGCGACGCTCAAGGAGCGCGACCCCGACCCGGGCGAGCCGTTCGCGCCCCTGGACGCGGCGCAGCGTGCGCTGCTGGCGCGGTACGCGGACGCCTTCGAGCGCCACGACGTCGAGGGCATGGTCGCGCTGCTCCACGAGGACGCCACGATGCAGATGCCGCCGTTCGGGTGGTGGCTGCGCGGCCGGTCCGCGATCCGCGCGGCGCTGCTCGGGGCGGACGGCCACTGTCACGGGTCGCGGCTGGTCCCCGTCGCCGCCAACGGCTCTCCCGCGTTCGCGCAGTACACCCCGCGGGAGGGGGTCCTCGCGCCGTGGGGCTTGCTGATCCTGGACGTGCGCGGCGGCCGGATCACGGGCGTGACGACGTTCCTCGACGCCGAGGCGCTCTTCCCGCTGTTCGGGCCGCCCGCCCGGCCTGGCGGGCGATGA
- a CDS encoding YciI family protein: MKYMLQIYMNPAVWESVSEDQRNEVFAGHGRFIKLITESGEMVGTEALADPSAGVTVRVRGGVVTPTDGPYAEAKEFFCGYYVVDCESRERAVELAALIPDAALTGIEVRPFLDTSGADV; the protein is encoded by the coding sequence ATGAAGTACATGCTGCAGATCTACATGAACCCCGCCGTCTGGGAGTCGGTGTCCGAGGACCAGCGTAACGAGGTCTTCGCGGGTCACGGGCGGTTCATCAAGCTCATCACCGAGTCGGGGGAGATGGTCGGCACCGAGGCGCTGGCCGATCCCTCGGCGGGCGTCACCGTCCGGGTGCGCGGCGGGGTGGTCACGCCGACGGACGGGCCCTACGCCGAGGCCAAGGAGTTCTTCTGCGGCTACTACGTGGTCGACTGCGAGAGCAGGGAGCGCGCGGTCGAGCTGGCCGCGCTCATCCCCGACGCGGCGCTCACCGGCATCGAGGTCCGGCCGTTCCTGGACACCAGCGGAGCCGACGTCTGA
- a CDS encoding winged helix-turn-helix transcriptional regulator yields the protein MARSYDDPCGVARALDVIGERWALLVVRELLAGPRRFTDLRTGLPGASQNVLSQRLRELRAAGVVRRRRLGPPLDAWVYELTGRGRELEAVLVPLARWGGRAPLASRAELSAAALVLALRTTFDAAAAGDMRATIGLTLGDDRFRAEVAGGRIEIVRGDSDRPDAVLDTDVATLRSLVFRRLPPAEAIAAGDLRLTGDAGTADRFLTLFPRPAPAP from the coding sequence ATGGCACGCAGCTACGACGACCCGTGCGGCGTCGCGCGGGCCCTCGACGTGATCGGCGAGCGGTGGGCGCTGCTGGTGGTCCGCGAGCTGCTCGCCGGCCCGAGGCGCTTCACCGACCTGCGGACGGGCCTGCCGGGCGCGAGCCAGAACGTGCTGTCCCAGCGCCTGCGCGAGCTGCGGGCCGCGGGGGTGGTGCGGCGGCGCAGGCTGGGGCCGCCGCTGGACGCCTGGGTGTACGAGCTGACCGGCCGGGGGCGGGAGCTGGAGGCGGTCCTGGTACCCCTGGCGCGGTGGGGAGGCCGCGCCCCGCTGGCGAGCCGGGCGGAGCTGAGCGCGGCCGCGCTGGTGCTCGCGCTGCGGACCACCTTCGACGCCGCCGCGGCCGGGGACATGCGCGCCACGATCGGCCTGACGCTCGGGGACGACCGGTTCCGCGCCGAGGTGGCCGGGGGCCGCATCGAGATCGTCCGGGGTGACTCCGACCGGCCCGACGCCGTCCTCGACACCGACGTCGCCACGCTCCGGTCCCTGGTCTTCCGGCGGCTGCCGCCCGCCGAGGCGATCGCGGCCGGCGACCTGAGGCTCACCGGCGACGCCGGGACGGCGGACCGGTTCCTCACCCTGTTCCCGCGTCCGGCTCCCGCGCCGTGA
- a CDS encoding glycosyltransferase family 39 protein, producing the protein MEISAPGVAGGERTAAARERGAHASRPRGARLHPTVAVMTAVAFTVTVAWSWAPSMWADELATLGAVTSLDTLWETLRQRDAVFLPYYLLMYAWTRLGTADWWVRLPSALAVAAATGLLTDLGRRLAGARAGVPAGAALLLLPSMARFGQEARPYAMAVAAAVFSFWALRRATETGRWGRYVLAVALLPCTHLFAVLVLPAHLVITRRCLPWLALGAPPAVALAALSAGQVGQVDWLGTPAWQNLVLVRSTVTAWLPEPEPGDLPAVVLGWLLALGGLAGAVYLARREPRERAFVAGAVVWGVLPVVVLVAVSYLGTPVYNSRYVLASAPAFALLAGAALARARPWLQVAALAVAAALALPQQIHARGATGHQVAYRDAAAVIGSMLRPGDTIAYAAPWVREGLAHYGRMPAELNPRTDIGDRVWLVREETDRAVRPGTTAPSRFGVGEVALPKVNYLLEKRYAVRRLWSLRGVTVLFLEREPR; encoded by the coding sequence ATGGAAATATCGGCACCCGGCGTGGCGGGCGGCGAGCGGACGGCGGCCGCGCGGGAGCGCGGCGCGCACGCGTCCCGGCCACGCGGCGCACGCCTCCACCCCACCGTGGCCGTCATGACCGCGGTCGCGTTCACGGTCACGGTGGCGTGGTCCTGGGCGCCGTCGATGTGGGCCGACGAGCTCGCCACCCTCGGCGCGGTGACGTCCCTGGACACGCTGTGGGAGACGCTGCGCCAGCGCGACGCGGTCTTCCTGCCGTACTACCTGCTCATGTACGCGTGGACGCGGCTCGGCACGGCCGACTGGTGGGTCCGGCTGCCCTCCGCGCTCGCCGTCGCCGCCGCGACCGGGCTGCTCACCGACCTCGGCCGCCGCCTGGCGGGCGCGCGGGCCGGGGTACCGGCCGGGGCGGCGCTGCTGCTCCTGCCGTCGATGGCCCGGTTCGGCCAGGAGGCGCGGCCCTACGCGATGGCCGTCGCCGCCGCGGTCTTCTCCTTCTGGGCACTGCGCCGCGCCACCGAGACCGGCCGCTGGGGCCGGTACGTCCTGGCCGTCGCGCTGCTGCCCTGCACGCACCTGTTCGCCGTGCTCGTGCTGCCCGCGCATCTCGTCATCACCCGGCGGTGCCTGCCGTGGCTCGCCCTCGGCGCGCCGCCCGCGGTCGCGCTCGCCGCGCTGTCGGCGGGGCAGGTGGGACAGGTCGACTGGCTCGGCACGCCCGCCTGGCAGAACCTGGTGCTCGTGCGCAGCACGGTCACCGCGTGGCTGCCCGAGCCGGAGCCCGGCGACCTGCCCGCCGTGGTGCTCGGCTGGCTCCTGGCACTGGGCGGCCTCGCCGGCGCGGTGTACCTGGCCCGGCGCGAGCCGCGCGAGCGCGCGTTCGTGGCGGGGGCCGTGGTCTGGGGCGTGCTGCCCGTCGTCGTGCTGGTGGCGGTCTCCTACCTCGGCACGCCCGTCTACAACTCCCGGTACGTGCTGGCCTCGGCGCCCGCCTTCGCCCTGCTCGCCGGGGCCGCCCTCGCGCGGGCACGGCCCTGGCTCCAGGTCGCCGCCCTGGCCGTCGCCGCCGCGCTCGCCCTCCCCCAGCAGATCCACGCCCGCGGCGCGACCGGTCACCAGGTGGCCTACCGGGACGCCGCGGCCGTCATCGGCTCGATGCTCCGGCCGGGCGACACGATCGCGTACGCCGCGCCGTGGGTCCGCGAGGGCCTGGCCCACTACGGGCGGATGCCCGCGGAGCTGAACCCGCGCACCGACATCGGGGACCGTGTCTGGCTCGTGCGCGAGGAGACCGACCGCGCGGTGCGGCCCGGCACCACGGCCCCCTCACGGTTCGGTGTGGGAGAGGTGGCCCTGCCGAAGGTGAACTACCTGCTGGAGAAGAGGTACGCGGTGCGGCGGCTGTGGTCGCTGCGCGGCGTGACCGTGCTGTTCCTCGAACGCGAGCCCCGCTGA
- a CDS encoding alpha/beta fold hydrolase translates to MATYVLVHGAASDSWYWHLVAPELRARGHDVVAPDLPCGDDAAGFPEYADTVVAAIGDRVASGADLILVAQSLAGFTAPLVCERVPVRLLVMLAAMVPAPGESAGDWWGNTGQPQAARELAEREGRSVESGEAVTFLHDVPPAVAGELLSRPSPGQSGTPFAAPWPLDAWPRVPTRFLLCRDDRLFPAPFMRRVVRERLGIVPDEMDGGHLPALARPKELTERLEAYREDVGPR, encoded by the coding sequence ATGGCCACCTACGTCCTCGTCCACGGCGCGGCGTCCGACTCCTGGTACTGGCACCTGGTCGCCCCGGAACTGCGGGCGCGCGGCCACGACGTCGTGGCGCCGGACCTGCCGTGCGGCGACGACGCGGCCGGCTTCCCCGAGTACGCCGACACGGTCGTGGCGGCGATCGGCGACCGCGTCGCCTCCGGCGCCGACCTGATCCTGGTCGCGCAGTCGCTCGCCGGGTTCACCGCCCCGCTGGTGTGCGAGCGGGTCCCGGTGCGCCTGCTGGTGATGCTCGCCGCCATGGTGCCCGCCCCGGGGGAGTCCGCCGGCGACTGGTGGGGCAACACCGGGCAGCCGCAGGCCGCGCGCGAGCTTGCCGAGCGCGAGGGCCGTTCCGTGGAGTCCGGCGAGGCCGTCACCTTCCTGCACGATGTCCCGCCCGCCGTCGCCGGCGAACTGCTGTCCAGGCCTTCGCCCGGCCAGTCCGGCACGCCGTTCGCCGCGCCGTGGCCGCTGGACGCCTGGCCGCGGGTGCCGACCCGCTTCCTGCTCTGCCGGGACGACCGGCTGTTCCCCGCGCCGTTCATGCGGCGGGTCGTCCGGGAGCGCCTCGGCATCGTCCCCGACGAGATGGACGGCGGCCACCTGCCCGCGCTCGCCCGTCCCAAGGAGCTCAC
- a CDS encoding DUF3072 domain-containing protein: MSRGPVEKDPEEWATGDEPMTAPQESYLSTLAREAGRDVPDGLSKAEASKLIDELQRQSDRLGPAEGKGR; encoded by the coding sequence ATGAGCCGAGGACCCGTGGAGAAGGACCCGGAGGAGTGGGCCACCGGCGATGAGCCGATGACCGCGCCGCAGGAGTCGTACCTGAGCACGCTGGCCAGGGAGGCGGGCCGGGACGTCCCCGACGGCCTCAGCAAGGCCGAGGCGTCCAAGCTCATCGACGAGCTCCAGCGGCAGAGCGACCGGCTGGGGCCCGCCGAGGGCAAGGGCCGCTGA
- a CDS encoding dihydrofolate reductase family protein has protein sequence MKLTLTTFLSLDGVLQAPGQPDEDREGGFEHGGWLIPHADEDMGTFVGEWFEDADAFLFGRKTYEIFAAHWPNVVDDDDPTPTRLNKCPKYVVSRTLDTPDWAGTTVIKDDVVAEVRRLKSEPGNELQVHGSGELARTLIEHGLVDEYRLWFFPVFLGSGKRLFEGAKVPATLQLVDSKKTSTGAVIHIYRPAPETPES, from the coding sequence ATGAAATTGACGTTGACGACCTTCCTCTCGCTGGACGGGGTGCTGCAGGCCCCGGGACAGCCCGACGAGGACCGTGAGGGCGGGTTCGAGCACGGCGGCTGGCTGATCCCGCACGCCGACGAGGACATGGGCACGTTCGTCGGCGAGTGGTTCGAGGACGCCGACGCGTTCCTGTTCGGCCGCAAGACGTATGAGATCTTCGCGGCGCACTGGCCGAACGTCGTGGACGACGACGACCCGACGCCCACGCGGCTGAACAAGTGCCCGAAGTACGTCGTCTCACGGACGCTGGACACCCCGGACTGGGCCGGGACGACCGTCATCAAGGACGACGTCGTGGCCGAGGTCCGGCGGCTGAAGAGCGAGCCCGGCAACGAGCTGCAGGTGCACGGCAGCGGCGAACTGGCCCGCACGCTGATCGAGCACGGCCTCGTCGACGAGTACCGCCTGTGGTTCTTCCCGGTCTTCCTCGGCTCGGGCAAGCGGCTGTTCGAGGGCGCGAAGGTTCCGGCCACGCTCCAGCTGGTCGACAGCAAGAAGACCAGCACCGGGGCCGTCATCCACATCTACCGCCCGGCGCCCGAGACCCCGGAGTCCTGA